AAAAGTGAAAGAATGAGAGAAAACTTCTGATTTAGAGTTTACATTTACAACTTAACGACTCAAATAGATGAAATTCTGACGGGAGGACGAGCTATGAAACAACAAGAAACCACGAGGATTCGGAGTGCAAAAAAAAATTTAAGGACGAGGAGTGTGATTTAATACAAACTACAGGGACGAACCATGTAAATTTAAAAAGCACAGGGACTATCCTTGATTTTTGAGACAAACCACATAGACTATCCTTGGTCTAACTAAATTGAAGCTCAAAGATATGGGACAATTTTATGTGCTTCCAAAAATACGATTACAATAACTGGAAAAAATTACAGAGATAAAAACGAACTTATAAGGATAATTTAGGTAACAAATCCCATTAAATAGCAAAATAAACAACTGCTCATTCAGCCCATGATAACCTTCCAACAAATAACCCAGAGAGGATTGTAGCATTATGTTCGTTTAATGGCTCTAACTTTAACACCGTATTTGAAGTCGACAACAACGCCAAAATCGAATTCCAAAGGGCTTTCCATGTTTGGGGAGTGCCGAAATACATATCTCCGGTATAAATGTATCAAAGTGAGTTTAATTTCTTGCAATGCAAACTTCTGACCTATGCACGCTCGAGGCCCAATCCCAAAGGGTATCAATGCATAAGGATGCCTTTTTTTCTCTTCATCACAATTTGGGTCAAATCTCTCCGGCTTAAACTTTTCGGGTTCAGGGAAATTCGTGGGATCCTTAGCTAGAGCTCCAACTGCGATCCACACCCATGTCCCCTGGAGCAAATTTGAGTATGTAAAAACGTATTCAAGTTGAGTTTAGTAAGTTATGTATTAAATAAATTAGTACCTTAGGGATAACGTAACCTCCAATCTCAACTTGTTTCAATGCTTCCCTTGCTACAAGAGGAGAAACTACGTAAAACCTCATTGCTTCTTTGATCACCTACAAATTAAAAAGAGGAATTCTACATTTACATAATTTTTGCAAACGTTTATCCACAAAATTGAAGTAAACAAGAAAAACGGATAAGAGTTTTTCCAGTTCAGGCTATCAAGGAGAGTATTTCTACTTAGATTTATGCAGCCTAAGAGAGTTATCACGTGGCCATTAAAGACCCTTTACCATGTCTACCCTAAATATGACGTTAGTGAGGTTTGAAATATAATGAAGTGACATGTAGAAATAtgcaatcaaatttatcatttgttCCTCTTTCATTTTTCTCTTTGTGAAATGACTTGTTATTTCACTAATAAAGCTTTTTAATTACTATTAAATAAGTTGTCACTGGTTATTTATTAGTGACCTAACAAATGTTCAGTGATCTAACAAATGGTCACTATAATGACTAATGTTAGTATCTTGGTCTCTAATACTGTTTTGTGACGGATCTATAGTGGCCGGAAGTGACCAAGCCTATAGCCATTGTCACTAAAGTTTTTTCTTTTTGTTGTAGTGTGTTTTCACCTCTACTTTTGTTGaaggttatattatattatacagttACTGTAACAGGACTTGCCTGATTAAGATATGGGAATTTTGATTGAAGATCATCAGCAGTTGGCACTTGATCGTGTGGACCGAACGCATCGATCTCTGCAAGCAACTTTTCCTCAACTTCTGGATGCCCGGAAACCAGATAAATTAGAGCAGACAATGTGAatgatgttgaagctgatccagCCAATAGGTGCTCATACGTTAGGCAACTGATGTAGTCTGGTGTAAATAAGTTCCTGGAAGCAGCACCTGATTCACTGGCTTTCAATATTAATGACAAAAAATCTTTTGAATCCCATTCTTTGTCATCTTTTTTTCTGTTGACCACAATATCTTCGAGTTGATTACTGAGATTCAAGTTGCACTGTTCCATTTTCCAGTCCATGGTGTATGGAATTCTCTTAAGTATTTGGCGAAACGGTTCTTGAAGTATTGGGAAAAGGAGGCCCAATATGACTGAAATCGAGCCCGATAAGTTCATTTTTAGCATACTTATTGAGTATATGTGCTGCTTGATAAACGAATCGGCACGTTTATCTTCAATGTGGTGTTTGTTTGACTTAGAGAGACCAAAATCAATTCCGAAAGAGGCTTTTCCAATCACATCAGTAGCCATTTTAAGCAATAACTCATCAAGTTTCATATCTTGATTATCTGTATGCAAGTTTTGTTCGTTTTTCTCGATAAAAGATTGCATCATCGGGATTAATTTTGCCACGTGTGATGGCTGGTAGATTGAGAGTATAGTGTTTCTCATAGTTGACCATTTTGGATCCCTGAAAAGAAAATGCTCAATCACGCCTACGTAGATACCATCCATTTGATATTTTTTAAAATGTAACACATGTGTATTTGGGTTAAACCGTAAACGGTTTGTAACCTCTACGTTCGGGATGCGTCAGTTACCTTGGTCGGGTTCAGGGTTGAGTATTTTTGACCCGCCAACCTGACCCAACTCTAATTGAGATCCTTAGCTTATTATCGACTAATTTACATGGGTGGTCCCTCATTTATACATCAATTTGCATGCCGCGTCCCTGTCATCTTTTTTAGCTTCGGTGATCCCTTGATTTTACAAATATTACCATGGTGATCCCTCGATTTAATACATGTTAAACGACATCACGTAATGGCACTTAACGAACCTTtttaacgaaaataattggaggGACCACCAAGGCAACATTTGTAAAATCTAGGATCACCGGAATTTAAAAATGACAGAGACGCCGCATGCAAATTGATGTATAAATGATGGACCACCGGCGCAAAAaaagtcgttattattattattttggcaaaaaaaaaaaaaaaaacatattaaatTAAACAAGGAGACCTTCATCATCAAACGATAAGAGAAACCTAAACGCACACAAACCATTTTTGTACAGTATAACATTATAAAGCATGATttattgtgtacataacaaaaatagttgtgtacatatcatcaccccaAACTAAAACAACATAACCGACAACGTACAAAGGAACCACAACTAAACAATACAAAAAAAAACAACCAATCCTGCTAATTAAGACCCTGTAGACTCACCCCACCGAACAAACTATGCATGCTACTACTAAGATCCTTAGCTTATTTATGGGTCAACTATTATATTTTGCATAAGTAGATGTATGGTACAAGTTAATATTGCAAAAGTAAGTGGGAACTACCTTATACAGAATAGGCCTTTACTCAGAAGTGGTGAACCCAAAAAGGGAGAAGGGATACTTCTATCGGGGAAAATTTTAAAATACTTGATTCCAACTTCTCTGCTTAACTCTGGATCAGCAAGAATCACAAGTGGCTGTCTTCCCAGGTGAAATCTGATCACCATTCACACATGCTTATTTTAGAGTCAAATAAAGTCTCTGTATATTTGAATTTCACGGTTCAATAAAGTCAAGgagtcgttttttttttttacttgattTTAGTCAGAAATTAAACATATATATGTAATATGTTAGTCCGTAGTATAGATCAACAATTACAAACTTGACTTCAGGTTTCATAATTCATGTAAAAAATAATGCGACATATATATAATGTtgcaatgaaaaaaaaaaaaaaatgttgataAGACGAAGAATCTGATTTTTCATTTGTATAAAATAATACTAGAAGAAATatgatttaaaattgataaaccttcaCTCATGGGTCTTATACACACCCACAATCGAAGTATTAAATGAAAATCGGAATTATAAAACTTTTAAATTCGTGAAAAATAAAAACAGAATCAGTCAAATAAGTCAAATATGAAAGTGATCGACGACAAACCTGAAGATGGGGCCGTATTTCTGGGCAAGAAAAGGGAACAAGTCAGGACCATGTTGAGCAAGCAAAGGCAAGTGTCCTAAGAATGGAATGGTTGGGGGGCCTGGTATTTTTCTAACACCCCAAAGTGGTTGATAAAAGTAGCCTAAAATCCCAGTAAACAAGGCCAATATGGTGAAGAAAAATGATGATGTAAATATGGAAGATGAACTTGTAAAGGACAATAGCCCTACAAATTCAGTAATCATACTTCTAATAATTTATGAAGTTTCTATCTTATGATCACGGCATTAAAGAAGAACAATAGGCTATTTATAGACAGCAATAAGGGGAATAAATGTAGGATGTGTTGGGTTAGAAACGAAAGTCCCACATCATATATGAAAAGAAACAAATGTATGTTTTATAAGTTATGGAAACCTCTCTCTATCATCAATCAATTTTATAACACTAAGAAACACGTTGGGCTAAAGTTGTTGGGCTAAAGTGATCCAACAAATGATATCATAGTCACCTTAATGGAAACACCATAAGTAGATCGTATATTACCAATTGATTCTAAAGAACAAGTGGTGGCTTACCACCCACTTAGTGGTGGCCACTGTCGATGGCCGAACTTCGGTGGATAAGTGAGGTGTTAGATTTGACGGTGTACGCGGTCAATTTCAGATTTGTCTATTACGGTGGTTGTTGTGGTTTTTCACCCTATTGGTGAACACAACTAATGGCAGATGGAGGTTGGCTGGTCGGGAGGGGAGCCGAAGGATGGCGGTGGGTGTGGTAATTGTGGAGGTTGTGGGCGCGCAGGTGTCGTGGTTTTGTTTACGAGTTTGTTCCTTTCCGGGCACCTTCGAGTCTAGATTCGGCGACGATCTTCGTGTTGATTTGGATTCATCGACGGAGGATGCGGATTTTGGGGCTTGTACTCAAATCTAGATGGGGTGTTTGTATTTTTGTTGTTGCTGTGGTGGTCGGCGTTCTTCCGACCACCGTCGTTGTTTATTGTATATGTGCTGTCTTATGTTTATTAGTGTAGTTGCTACAGAGGTTTCGTTTGTTAGTTTTTGTTAGACATGCTTTTCCCCTTCCTAGACTTTTTTGTTCTGTCGTATTGGCTGGAAATTGTATTAGGTTAGTATCTTTTGCCGCTTGTTTTAGCTTGGTCCGGATATCTCATGTATCGGTTGTACTTGTTGATCATCAAATCCGTTATGTGTTACTGCGTTTTTGGCCAAAAAAAAGACAAATATCGAGATTGTGATAACTAAACTTATTAGCTTACACATCAATAAGACATCAACACTACTATAAACTGTAAGTAATTAATACTCGTAAATAACTTAACACAAAATACTATCTAACATAAGATTCATACACTCGCGTACAAACAACAAATGCACTATGTTATAACTATGGTGATCTACGTATGGCACACACCCTTGGCTCGACCATGCATAAGATGTCTTAGCCATGGCTAAATATATCAGTAGGCGGACGGTAGCAGGTGTTACTACTTACCAGCCATCAAATATTAATAGATAAGGTAGATATTGTAAGCAACATGtacgacttttttgctccgttcgTCCCTTGATTATACACCAAATAGCAATCCGAGTCCCTTGATtaatttttttgtttatttttaaaaaAGTGCAATCAGAGTCCCTCTATCTAACGGTCGTCCAGTTTGTCCGTTAAGTGTCGTAACATgtttaacatgaaatgtcccgttcttattgattaaaaacgttccatattaattgatttcgttgcgaggttttgacctctatatgagacgtttttcaaagactgcattcattttaaaacaaaccataacctttatttcatcaataaaggtttaaaaagctttacgtagattatcaaataatgataatctaaaatatcctgtttacacacgaccattacataattgtttacaatacaaatatgttacaacaaaataagtttcttgaatgcagtttttacacaatatcatacaagcatggactccaaatctcgtccttatttaagtatgcgacagcggaagctcttaataatcacctgagaataaacatgcttaaaacttcaacaaaaatgttggtgagttataggtttaacctatatatatcaaatcataataatagaccacaagatttcatatttcaatacacatcccatacatagagataaaaatcattcatatggtgaacacctggtaaccgatattaacaagatgcatatataagaatatccccatcattccgggacacccttcggatatgatataaatttcgaagtactaaagcatccggtactttggatggggtttgttaggcccaatagatctatctttaggattcgcatcaattagggtgtctgttccctaattcttagattaccagacttaataaaaaggggcatattcgatttcgataattcaaccatagaatgtagtttcacgtacttgtgtctattttgtaaatcatttataaaacctgcatgtattctcatcccaaaaatattagattttaaaagtgggactataactcactttcacagatttttacttcgtcgggaagtaagacttggccactggttgattcacgaacctataacaatatatacatatatatcaaagtatgttcaaaatatatttacaacacttttaatatattttgatgttttaagtttattaagtcagttgtcctcgttagtaacctacaactaattgtccacagttagatgtacagaaataaatcgataaatattatcttgaatcaatcgacgacccagtgtatacgtatctcagtattgatcacaactcaaactatatatattttggaatcaacctcaaccctgtatagctaactccaacattcacatatagagtgtctatggttgttccgaaatatatatagatgtgtcgacatgataggtcgaaacattgtatacgtgtctatggtatctcaagattacataatatacaatacaagttgattaagttatggttggaatagatttgttaccaattttcacgtagctaaaatgagaaaaattatccaatcttgttttacccataacttctttattttaaattcgttttgagtgaatcaaatttctatggtttcatattgaactctattttatgaatataaacagaaaaagtataggtttatagtcggaaaaataagttacaagtcgtttttgtaaaggtagtcatttcagtcgaaagaacgacgtctagatgaccattttagaaaacatacttccactttgagtttaaccataatttttggatatagtttcatgttcataataaaaatcattttctcagaataacaacttttaaatcaaagtttatcatagtttttaattaactaacccaaaacagcccgcggtgttactacgacgacgtaaatccagttttacggtgtttttcgtgtttccaggttttaaatcattaagttagcatatcatatagatatagaacatgcgtttagttgattttaaaagtcaagttagaaggattaacttttgtttgcgaacaagtttagaattaactaaactatgttctagtgattacaagtttaaaccttcgaataagatagctttatatgtatgaatcgaatgatgttatgaatatcattactaccttaagttccttggataaacctactggaaaatacaaaaatggatctagcttcaacggatccttggatggctcgaagttcttgaagcagaatcatgacacgaaaacaagttcaagtaagatcatcacttgaaataagattgttatagttatagaaattgaactaaagtttgaatatgattattaccttgtattagaatgataacctactgtaagaaataaagatttcttgaggttggatgatcaccttacaagattggaagtgagctagcaaacttgaaagtattcttgattttatgtaactagaacttgtagaatttatgaagaacacttagaacttgaagatagaacttgagagagatcaattagatgaataaaattgaagaatgaaagtgtttgtaggtgtttttggttgttggtatatggattagatataaaggatatgtaattttgttttcatgtaaataagtcatgaatgattactcatatttttgtaattttatgagatatttcatgctagtttccaaatgatggttcccacatgtgttaggtgactcaaatgggctgctaagagctgataattggagtgtatataccaatagtacatacatctaaaagctgtgtattgtatgagtacgaatatgggtgcatacgagtagaattgttgatgaaactgaacgaggatgtaattgtaagcatttttgttaagtagaagtattttgataagtgtattgaagtctttcaaaagtgtataaatacatattaaaacactacatgtatatacattttaactgagtcgttaagtcatcgttagtcgttacatgtaagtgttgttttaaaacctttaggttaacgatcttgttaaatgttgttaacccaatgtttataatatcaaatgagattttaaattattatattatcttgatattattatgtatgaatatctcttaatatgatatatatacattaaatgtctttacaacgataatcgttacatatatgtctcgtttaaaaatcattaagttagtagtcttgtttttacatatgtagttcattattaatataattaatgatatgtttacttatcatagtatcatgttaactatatatatatatccatatatatgtcatcatatagtttttacaagttttaacgttcgtgaatcaccggtcaacttgggtggtcaattgtctatatgaaatatatttcaattaatcaagtcttaacaagtttgattgcttaacatgttggaaatatttaatcatgtaaatatcaatctcaattaatatatataaacatggaaaagttcgggtcactacagtacctacccgttaaataaatttcttcccaaaattttaagctgttgaaggtgttgacgaatcttctggaaatagatgcgggtatttcttcttcatctgatcttcacgctcctaggtgaactcgggtcctctacgagcattccatcgaaccttaacaattggtatcttgtttttcttaagtcttttaacctcacgatccattatttcgacgggtttttcgatgaattgaagtttttcgttgatttggatttcatctaacggaatagtgagatcttctttagcaaaacatatcttcaaattcgagacgtggaaagtgttatgtacagccgcgagttgttgaggtaactcaagtcggtaagctactggtccgacacgatcaataatcttgaatggtccaatataccttggatttaatttccctcgtttaccaaatcgaacaacgcctttccaaggtgcaactttaagcatgaccatctctctaatttcaaattctatatcttttcttttaatgtcagcgtagctcttttgtcgactttgggcggttttcaaccgttgttgaatttggatgatcttctcggtagtttcttgtataatctccggacccgtaatctgtctatcccccacttcactccaacaaatcagagacctgcaatttctaccataaagtgcttcaaacggcgccatctcaatacttgaatggtagctgttgttgtaggaaaattctgctaacggtagatgtcgatcccaactattttcgaaatcaataacacatgctcgtagcatgtcttcaagcgtttgtatcgtcctttcactctgcccatcagtttgtggatgataggcagtactcatgtctagatgagttcctaatgcttgctgtaatgtctgccagaatcttgaaataaatctgccatccctatcagagataatagagattggtattccatgtctggagacgacttccttcaaatacagtcgtgctaacttctccatct
The window above is part of the Rutidosis leptorrhynchoides isolate AG116_Rl617_1_P2 chromosome 1, CSIRO_AGI_Rlap_v1, whole genome shotgun sequence genome. Proteins encoded here:
- the LOC139860339 gene encoding cytochrome P450 711A1-like; this translates as MRNTILSIYQPSHVAKLIPMMQSFIEKNEQNLHTDNQDMKLDELLLKMATDVIGKASFGIDFGLSKSNKHHIEDKRADSFIKQHIYSISMLKMNLSGSISVILGLLFPILQEPFRQILKRIPYTMDWKMEQCNLNLSNQLEDIVVNRKKDDKEWDSKDFLSLILKASESGAASRNLFTPDYISCLTYEHLLAGSASTSFTLSALIYLVSGHPEVEEKLLAEIDAFGPHDQVPTADDLQSKFPYLNQVIKEAMRFYVVSPLVAREALKQVEIGGYVIPKGTWVWIAVGALAKDPTNFPEPEKFKPERFDPNCDEEKKRHPYALIPFGIGPRACIGQKFALQEIKLTLIHLYRRYVFRHSPNMESPLEFDFGVVVDFKYGVKVRAIKRT